The following coding sequences are from one Lolium rigidum isolate FL_2022 chromosome 6, APGP_CSIRO_Lrig_0.1, whole genome shotgun sequence window:
- the LOC124665396 gene encoding aspartyl protease family protein 2-like gives MKIAVLIFLLLLSPLHASANSSAPLYGIEFPPYNTAVADSGCDGKLLGEEEELARRTPSLKLHMSHRSAAADAAAGTTRKDSFLDSAKKDAIRIDTMRTRQVTLSGRRTTASSSPRRALSERLVATVESGVAIGSGEYLVDVYVGTPPRRFQLIMDTGSDLNWLQCAPCLDCFEQRGPVFDPAASTSYRNVTCGDKRCGLVSPPPPAAPRSCRSPRSDPCPYFYWYGDQSNTTGDLALEAFTVNLTAAGATRRVDGVAFGCGHWNRGLFHGAAGLLGLGRGPLSFASQLRGVYGHAFSYCLVDHGSAVGSKIVFGDDNVLLAHPQLNYTAFAPAATADSADTFYYVRLKSILVGGEILNISQETLGVAKDGSGGTIIDSGTTLSYFPDPAYQVIRQAFIDRMDKTYPLIADFPVLSPCYNVSGVENREVPEFSLLFTDGAVWDFPAENYFIQLEPDIMCLAVLGTPRSAMSIIGNYQQQNFHVLYDLQNNRLGFAPRRCAEV, from the coding sequence ATGAAGATCGCCGTACTCATCTTCTTGCTCCTGCTATCGCCGCTTCACGCTTCCGCTAATTCGTCAGCCCCCCTGTACGGCATCGAGTTCCCGCCGTACAACACCGCCGTCGCCGACAGCGGCTGCGACGGCAAGCTgctcggcgaggaggaggagctcgcgcGCCGTACCCCGTCGCTGAAGCTGCACATGAgccaccgctccgccgccgccgacgccgcggcAGGCACGACAAGGAAGGACTCCTTCCTCGACTCGGCCAAGAAAGACGCCATCCGCATCGACACCATGCGCACGAGGCAGGTCACCCTCTCCGGCAGGCGTACAACCGCCTCTTCCTCACCGCGGCGGGCGCTCTCGGAGCGGCTGGTGGCCACGGTGGAGTCCGGCGTGGCGATCGGCTCGGGCGAGTACCTGGTGGACGTCTACGTCGGCACGCCGCCGCGGCGGTTCCAGCTGATCATGGACACCGGCAGCGACCTCAACTGGCTGCAGTGCGCGCCGTGCCTCGACTGCTTCGAGCAGCGCGGGCCGGTCTTCGACCCGGCGGCCTCCACCTCCTACCGCAACGTCACCTGCGGCGACAAGCGGTGCGGCCtcgtctcgccgccgccgccggctgcccCCCGGTCGTGCCGCAGCCCGCGGAGCGACCCCTGTCCGTACTTCTACTGGTACGGCGACCAGTCCAACACCACgggcgacctcgcgctcgaggccTTCACCGTCAACCtcaccgccgccggcgccacccgCCGCGTCGACGGCGTCGCGTTCGGGTGCGGCCACTGGAACCGCGGCCTCTTCCACGGCGCCGCGGGGCTGCTCGGGCTCGGCCGCGGGCCGCTCTCGTTCGCGTCCCAGCTGCGCGGCGTGTACGGCCACGCCTTCTCCTACTGCCTCGTTGACCACGGCAGCGCGGTCGGCAGCAAGATCGTCTTCGGCGACGACAACGTGCTGCTCGCGCACCCGCAGCTCAACTACACGGCCTTCGCGCCCGCTGCCACCGCCGACTCGGCCGACACCTTCTACTACGTCCGGCTCAAGTccatcctcgtcggaggagaaatCCTCAACATCTCGCAGGAGACACTGGGCGTCGCCAAGGACGGCTCCGGCGGCACGATCATCGACTCCGGCACCACGCTCAGCTACTTCCCCGACCCGGCGTACCAGGTCATCCGCCAGGCGTTCATCGACCGCATGGACAAGACCTACCCTCTCATCGCCGACTTCCCGGTGCTCAGCCCATGCTACAATGTCTCCGGGGTGGAAAACCGCGAGGTGCCGGAATTCTCGCTGCTCTTCACCGACGGCGCCGTGTGGGACTTCCCGGCGGAGAACTACTTCATCCAGCTCGAACCGGACATCATGTGCCTCGCCGTCCTCGGCACGCCGCGCTCCGCCATGTCCATCATCGGCAACTACCAGCAGCAGAACTTCCATGTTCTCTACGATTTGCAGAACAACCGGCTCGGCTTCGCGCCGCGGCGGTGCGCCGAGGTCTAA
- the LOC124665000 gene encoding G-type lectin S-receptor-like serine/threonine-protein kinase At2g19130, producing the protein MGKFGSENRSEETDHRGFLAWQGQTVDLDFVCSTVIWALWHQGRPLFRTRDGNALEVLHKLYHQAYSAPTATVLCIQCSDVLVGCIYARQVWHPCFSLMAMDVPTPRESDSLQDWWSIARKRFRKKEKKDFDTFIIMIAWQTLFVPLKVMPTSGGGAARPLDLGIPATKSAALAYLFLLLLGWSASLAASAATDTILPGEGISGNQSLVSKNGGFELGFFSPGEGIHYYLGVRLRNMFGNSPTFWLGDRVGVVVTDLPATSLEMFGGSLYIKQSGASLWWSPAGNGSSAAVAVLLDNGNLVVRDQGNSSMVLWQSFDCPGDAMLPGARLGLDRDTGKNVSLTFKGFSHNGTLSVDASRRNGSLPLSCESDGQTEHDDSFAPLDKLQGLPYNAQDEVARNDEDCRTACRSKCYCVAYSYDHGCRLWYYNLYNLSLAARPPYSKIYLRLGSKLRNKKGLQTRGIALLVAGLIGMSSLVLILVLLWRFRRISFASKKFEVEGPLVVYSYAQIKNATGNFSDKIGEGGFGSVFRGTMPGSAVIAVKNLKVLGQAEKQFRTEVQTLGVIQHSNLVRLLGFCVKANKRLLVYEYMTNGSLEAHLFKEKSSLLTWNARYQIALGIAKGLAYLHEECEDCIIHCDIKPENILLDAELCPKIADFGMAKLLGREFNSALTTVRGTMGYLAPEWISGLPITKKADVYSFGIVLFEIISGRRSTERMKFGNHRYFPLYAAAQVNEGEVLCLLDGRLEGDANLKELDVTCRVACWCIQDEENDRPSMGQVVRMLEGVISTEMPPIPASIQNLIEGDDSAIYSDF; encoded by the exons ATGGGGAAGTTTGGTTCAGAAAATCGTAGCGAGGAGACTGATCAT CGTGGTTTCCTTGCCTGGCAAGGCCAGACGGTTGATTTAGATTTTGTTTGCAGCACAGTGATCTGGGCGCTCTGGCAT CAAGGGAGGCCCCTGTTTAGAACTAGAGATGGCAATGCCTTGGAGGTGCTGCACAAGTTGTACCATCAAGCTTATAGTGCTCCGACTGCAACCGTCCTATGCATTCAGTGCTCCGACGTGCTCGTGGGATGCATTTACGCTAGGCAGGTGTGGCATCCATGCTTCTCTCTTATGGCTATGGATGTTCCAACACCTAGGGAATCTGACAGCCTGCAAGACTGGTGGTCGATAGCCAGGAAGAGGttcaggaagaaggagaagaaggattTTGACACGTTCATCATCATGATCGCCTGGC AAACCCTGTTCGTTCCTCTGAAAGTTATGCCCACCAgtggcggcggcgcagcgcgTCCGCTCGACCTCGGCATCCCCGCGACCAAATCGGCGGCGCTGGCctacctcttcctcctcctgctcgGTTGGAGCGCTTCTTTGGCCGCATCTGCCGCCACGGACACCATCCTCCCAGGAGAGGGCATCTCCGGGAACCAGAGCCTCGTCTCCAAGAATGGCGGCTTCGAGCTGGGCTTCTTCTCCCCGGGCGAAGGCATCCACTACTACCTAGGCGTTCGCCTGAGGAACATGTTCGGCAACAGCCCCACCTTCTGGCTCGGGGACAGGGTCGGGGTCGTCGTCACCGATCTGCCGGCCACGTCGCTGGAGATGTTCGGCGGCAGCCTGTACATCAAGCAGAGCGGAGCCAGCCTCTGGTGGTCACCGGCCGGCAATGGGTCTTCCGCCGCCGTCGCGGTCCTCCTCGACAACGGCAACCTGGTGGTCAGGGACCAGGGCAACTCCTCCATGGTGCTGTGGCAGAGCTTCGATTGCCCCGGGGACGCGATGCTCCCCGGCGCGAGGCTCGGGCTCGACAGGGACACCGGGAAGAACGTCTCGCTGACATTCAAGGGTTTCTCACACAACGGCACCCTCAGCGTCGACGCGAGCCGGAGGAACGG GTCTCTCCCGCTGAGCTGCGAGTCCGACGGCCAGACGGAGCACGACGACTCCTTCGCCCCGTTGGACAAGCTGCAAGGGCTACCTTACAACGCCCAGGACGAGGTGGCCCGAAACGACGAAGACTGCAGAACAGCTTGCCGGAGCAAATGCTACTGCGTTGCTTACTCCTACGACCATGGGTGCAGGCTCTGGTACTACAACCTGTACAATCTGAGCTTGGCTGCTAGGCCTCCATACAGCAAGATCTACCTACGTTTGGGCTCCAAGCTCAGGAACAAGAAGGGCTTACAAACAAGAGGAATCGCGCTATTGGTTGCTGGGCTCATAGGCATGTCTTCTTTGGTACTGATACTGGtgctgctatggagattcaggagGATTTCATTTGCCTCCAAGAAGTTTGAGGTAGAAGGCCCTCTTGTGGTCTACTCTTATGCACAGATAAAAAATGCCACGGGGAATTTCTCCGATAAGATCGGCGAGGGGGGATTCGGAAGTGTTTTCAGGGGAACAATGCCAGGATCAGCTGTCATCGCTGTGAAGAACCTCAAAGTCCTCGGGCAAGCAGAGAAGCAATTCAGAACAGAAGTGCAGACACTTGGAGTGATCCAACACAGTAATCTTGTCCGTCTCTTGGGATTTTGTGTCAAAGCAAACAAAAGGCTGCTGGTCTATGAGTACATGACAAACGGCTCTTTGGAAGCTCATCTGTTTAAAGAGAAGTCTAGTCTGTTGACTTGGAATGCTCGGTATCAAATTGCGCTGGGCATTGCCAAGGGTCTCGCCTATCTTCACGAAGAATGCGAGGACTGCATCATACACTGTGATATCAAACCCGAAAACATACTGCTCGATGCGGAACTCTGTCCCAAGATTGCTGATTTCGGCATGGCCAAGCTCCTTGGACGAGAATTTAACTCGGCACTGACCACTGTCCGAGGAACCATGGGCTATCTTGCACCAGAGTGGATATCCGGGTTGCCGATCACTAAGAAGGCAGATGTGTACAGCTTCGGCATTGTGCTCTTTGAGATAATCTCGGGGAGAAGGAGCACTGAGAGGATGAAATTTGGGAACCATCGGTATTTTCCACTCTACGCGGCTGCTCAGGTGAACGAAGGGGAGGTTCTGTGCCTGCTGGATGGTAGGCTGGAAGGAGATGCTAATCTGAAGGAGCTGGATGTCACCTGTAGGGTCGCCTGCTGGTGCATCCAGGACGAGGAGAACGATAGGCCGTCGATGGGGCAAGTTGTTCGCATGTTGGAAGGTGTCATCAGCACTGAGATGCCTCCAATTCCAGCTTCAATTCAGAACCTAATAGAGGGTGATGACAGTGCTATATATTCTGATTTCTGA